GAAACAGTAATTTTATCACAAAGAGCATCATCTATAAAAGCTTGATCACCCATAGagtttaataacatatttaaaaagtgaCAAATACGAAATCTCACTCCTGGATTTTTTGCACAATGATTtgttaaaacaaaatcaaataacttAATAAGAAAAGGACATAAAGATTGTTCAGATTCATCATCATTTGTAGATGAATATAAACTAGCGGCAAATTTAGCAATAAATTCTAAAGTATTTTCAACTCGTAAATGTCGCTGTGGAATAGTAAGTGGAATTCTAAAGCAAGATATGAAGGAATCCCAAAAATctgatatattattctaaaataaaaaagaataattaacaattcaacatcaaaataattatattgaaattttgtttataataaatatataataaatatataaataaatatcataataattatttaaaaagaatttgactTAAAACCTATAAATTTACCTCTTCATAacattttgtcaattttttaatattactttgatgacaagttttattaaattgaacattgtaaaatatttcttttataacattattcgtttttcgtttcatatttattataaatattacaattatattttaaatatagaaataatgtaTAGAGAAATGTAATACAAAAACGTTAAGTTTTCAAATGTATAGccaatagtaaaattttttccctaataaagttataaaatttgaaatataaaaatatcaataaaaatatataaatatcttttctttttattgcttaaaattcatttaacttattcataaatttaattatcaattctcACCTAAAAttgtacttttatttaaataaataatattgaaaataatactaaaaatactACAGTCTGATATAGGATATAGAATGAACAATAAACAGatcaatgtatatattttactatctttacaaataaaatccccatgatataaaataagaaatattgcatatatttgtatctattttatagtataaacATGCTTGTAAACATAAcctcgatattatttatatttattgctaaaattataaataatttataattttataatttttgaaatgtactaaaaataaattgtatgctaatgtaataatgtaatataatttgttatttcataattgaaattaaaatagatcaaaaaatatattttttaataattttttggtatttataaacagtatttattaaaatttattttttatatctcatattttattatatcatatattatgtgttttagattaattattaaaattagattttttttctagtattattccttttaataaagtgcaatatattaaagaattaatgagATAGATTGTTTCATTAATGtggtgtaaatataaaaattaaagaaatggaTATAAAGAATGatacaaataaacaaatggtaaaaaatttttaatttaattatgaagaaatttatagtaataatttatttcaacaattgtttatttcaCAGTTAGAATTTGAATTGCCACCTATTTGGCCCGATATTAGAACTGAATTAAgagaatatatagaatgtttGGATAATCTTCCAATATATCATTTGGATAATGCACAATGTTATTGGCCAAGAAAACCTgatattctttctcttttgaaTTGTGATATAGCACCACTTGGtactacattaaaatttaatagagatCCTGTTACTGGCAAACTTGGAGAAATGCATGAAGTACCTTTGAAATCAGCAGGTGAAACTGCTAGAAATTCTATGTCTATGACACGTGCACCAGGTCCACCTTCTGATATTATTAGAggtatttcataaaatgttttatataatttagatcatagaatataattattaaatatattaataacattaataaaattaatgttcaaaataatttgataaatattaaaattttgtttaggaAATACTAGTAATATTCCATTTTGGCCGGGTGGTTTTGATGAACCTGAGATGATAGTGGACTCATCAATGGAGGAAATtgactttgaaaataatttaagaacatTAGCAAAAGGATTTAGTGCAGGCATAGAATTTAAAAGTGATAATTATACTCCAAAAGAAAAGACAATACAACAGGAACAAGAATCATTGGAAtcagagaaaaatgaaattgaaagtaCAGCAGACAAGATCAATTTAATGGCTATTGTAGAAGAAGAACAAAATGAACttgatttttggaaattagaaacaaaaaaaataaaggaagaaaCAAAAACCAAAACTTCAGATATTTCGGAATCAGCATTTGATGAAATTACTTCATTATTAGAAGAAAGAGATATacctattttaaatatttcagaaaaacgTGTGGAAACTATAACAGAATGGGCAGAACAATTAGATGTATCTGTTCCACTTACTGATTTTGAAAAACGAATTCCTGAATTAGCAATGAGTTTTCCATATGAATtagatattttccaaaaacaaGCTATTCTTAAATTAGAAGAAGGTTGTAATGTGTTTGTTGCTGCACATACATCTGCTGGAAAAACAACTGTAGCAGAGTATGCTATAGCATTAAGTCAAAAACATATGACAaagtaaagatttatatttattgaattatatttcaaatcataattatgtaaattaataatattaattttatttttttcagagtCATTTATACATCTCCTATAAAAGCActttcaaatcaaaaatatcgtgaacttaaaagaaaattcgaaagtgTAGGATTATTAACAGgagatttacaaattaatccaAATGCATCATGTCTTATTATAACCACGGAAATTTTACAATCTATGTTATATTGCGCATCCGAAGTTTTAAGGGATTtagaatttgttatatttgacgAAGtgcattacattaataatgatGAAGTAAATAGGATTTTAATGCTACATTTTTGcaaactttatattaaaaataatttatatgatatattttagcGTGGTCATGTTTGGGAAGAAAGTGTGATACTTCTGCCACAAACAGTTACTATAGTAATGTTATCTGCAACTGTGCCAAATCCTCTAGTATTTGCTGATTGGGTTGgtcgtacaaaaaaaaaaaagacatatgTAATAAGCACTCTAAAACGACCTGTACCTcttcaacattatttatatactggAACTGATGGTAAAACTAaggatgataaatttttagtattggGTGAAAGTggtcaatttttattagatgggtaatctttaatttttttttaattttttattatatattttataataatatttataaatataattttagatggTATAAAGCaacaaattctaaaaattcgaaaaaccaagtaaataaaaatattaaagatattaaaaaaatatctatacatCAACAAATGACTCCAAAACAAGAACAAGTATTATGGAGTGCTTTCATTAGTCATTTAAAAACACaagtacaattattatataaacattttgattaaattgttattatttatttaaacatatagttatatattatatgttttttgttttagaaTATGTTGCCTGTCGTTGTCTTTATGTTATCACGAAAACGATGCGATATGAGTGCtgtattattaagaaatgtcGATCTTACAACTGAGACTGAAAAGCACACTATTCGagctttttttcaaaataatattcgacaTTTAAAAGGTACTGATAGACAATTACCACAAGTGCTTATGATgcaagaattattagaaagtgGAATTGGTATCCATCATAGTGGTATATTACCTATTCTGAAAGAAATAGTGGAAATGCTTTTCCAAACTGGAGTTGTTAAAGTcagtttttcaatatatatatatatatattttttttcaattttataacatttatattaattatttaaatttataaagattttattttattatagttattatttgcAACAGAAACATTTGCAATGGGTGTTAATATGCCAGCGCGTACTGTAGTTTtcgattctataaaaaaatatgatggtAATAATTTCCGAATACTTTATCCTTCTGAATATGTACAAATGGCTGGTCGAGCTGGTCGTAGAGGTCATGATACAACTGGAATGGTTATAGTTATGTGTCGAACATCTGTGCcacattttaatgaattaaaaaatatgatgtgTGGACAAGCTCAGAATTtagaatcgaaatttaaagtaaCATATTCTATGGTATTAAATCTAAGAAGGCTAAATGAATCGGTGACAGTCGAAGCAATGATGCGAAGATCTTTTAAAGAATCACCAGtagttataaatcaaaataattacaaaatgcaATTACAAGAAGTGGAGaatgaattatcaaaattgcCACTTTTAACTGATTTACAAAAGAAACTTTCCGATTTTTATCGAGTAGCTGttgattatttagaatatctgaaatatttgaaacctTATTTTTACGAGACACAAAAAAAAGCAGTAAAAAGTTTAACACCCGGAAGAATATTGCTTATATCATATGAAagtcattataataaattagctTTATTATTAGGCACAGTTCAAAATAAAGGTAATAGACAATATAGAGTATtagttcttaaaaattctgatatatcaaaatctatcaaagaaatagaagaaaaaaatcagaaaattaataagtcCAATAAATGGTACGATATTGTTGCtttaacaaagaaagaaatatttataccaGTTGGAATTCCATCAGATGAAGTATTGACTATAGATGCAtggaatatattagaaattacaaattgtcaaattaaaatagattataatttgGTTTTGGCAAATTGGGAAAAAAGACAAATACCTAGATTTAAGTAAGTAGTAAAGAATcgcatttaaaatatctacaatttattatatataattattatatataatattatatataaaattaaattatttttagaaatgaagAACCTAGTCAAACTTATAAAACAGCAATGCAAGAATTAATGACTCTATCTCTTAATGCTTCTCATAATTCTTCTACATTAAAACCATATCTAGagatgaaaatgaattatgatGTTGATAGGAAATTACaacatttattcgatttaaaaaaagctgTATATGATATGAAATGTagagaaatattgaattttgaagaacaatttgaaattgtatatgAACGAAGTGAATTggaaagcaaaaaaaataaattacaattaaaacttAGTGATGAAGGATTAAGTTTGTATCCCGAATATACAAATGCTGTTGcacttcttaaaaatttaggaTATATAGATAATGATGAAAgaggtatgtttttttataaaataaaaattattaagattatttaacaatttaaaataattttttattgtgtttTATAGTTGCATTGAAAGGTCGAGTAGCTTTACAAATGGgaaataacgaattattaattacagagctcattcttaaaaatgtattaactGTACTTCAACCAGCTGAAATAGCAGCATTGTTATCTGctttaatatttcaacaacGAACTGATGTTGAACCAAATTTAACACCGGAATTAAAAAGGGTATATTTTCTtagcataaattttttataaatgttaaattgtttcaaataatagatttattataatgtttaaatattatttgattgtaGAGTtgtgaagaaataaaagaaatacatgCTGAATTAGAAGCTTTAGAACAACATTATCAATTAGTAACATTACAACCACTAAACTTTGGTTTAGTAGAGGTAGTTTATGATTGGGCACAAGCGAAATCATTTGccgaaattatggaaaaaacgGATGTACAAGAAGGAATTATAGTACGATGTATTCAACAATTAAGTGAAACATTACGAGATGTAAAAAATGCAGCTACTACTATAGGTGATCctgttttaaaagaaaaaatggaagaagctTCTACTGTTATTAAAAGAGATATTGTTTTTGCTGCATCCTTGTATActcaaaattaatcatttaacgaattctatacaataattatatgtacaataatttatttatatatataaatatgcaaaatattttttacttgattaataacagatatataatatgtatatttttataacttatacaTCGTTTATGAtgcattgttaaaaaaatgtacaatataGTATTTCTTCATTATAGATGTAAAATTCTGGAATTTAATTTGgtctgaaaattatatttctttatgtataataagataaatataataagaatacaaagaagaggaataaaattgatattaatattaattattttaatttacaatacttattgataaaaaatgttatcttattttattttcagatattataATGTACGCTGATCAGTGTTATTAAGGTTTCCTTGACCTTTATTTGTCTCAGAAATACAAATCCATTGTCCTTCAGTATTTTCACGCCAAAGGGATACTTTATTATCTCCACCACTAACTGCTAAAATACCTCCAGTTAATGACCAACTAACATTCCAAATGACATCATCAAAAACATTGAGGATAGTTGGTGTCCAACTAGTATAATCATTAGAAGTCCATACAATTACACGACGATCTTGTGAACAAGATGCCAAAGCTGCTTTGGATGGTCCAACTGCAGGAGCCCATGCAACATCCCTTACCTGTGAGaaacaagatatttaattattatttttctttaatttatatttctaaatttaaaagataatagcAGATGTATTACCCAATCACTGTGTGCTTCTAATTTATCTTCTTCAATCCATCTATCACCTTCttctttccaaatttttactaaattatCACAACCTCCTGTAGCTAATCTTTTTATTGGTCCATTTCTTTGTGTTCCACTAGCATCAAAACTAGGTTCAATAGCAGGACACCAACTCACAGCATTGCATCCAATCGAATGagcatttgtaattttttgtgtATCCCATGTATCACCATTATTAACAAGTATAGATACTGAACCATCAGAGCTGCCACAAGCTAAAATTAAGCCAAATTCATGTGGTGCCCAAGCTACTGAATTAACAGAGGAATCATGACCATTGTGCTCATAAATCTTGGTCCATTCTCCTAATTCTTTccaaataattacttttctattacaaagaataatatataaaaatttaaaaatttaataatttttttaattacaaattattatacataacaaaataaattattttgtttttaattattaaaaaatttcaataaattataacacaCCGATCATAACTGCAGGACGCTAAAAGATTTCCGAACTTAGGATGTGCCCAAGTAACCTGCCATACAGGTCCAACATGACCTTTAAGATCAGCCACTAAACTTTGCGTTCCGTTTTTTaagtcaaaaattttaatcgaattatcaCTGGAACAAGTTGCTAACCTCAAACCATAATAATCCATTTCGGCATCATGAATCATGTCTTCATGACCGGTATCAACCGTATTCAAAACAGATACCATTTTTATGATaccttttattcaaatttctgcaattatattctaaaaattataaagaaattaatatttgattataaagacGAATAGGTTATGTTGGTCAGTACCTGTCACTTACGTGGAAGCATGTGCGCAGTTAACGCATAATTGCTTTGCGCaactcatataaattttaatatgttgtaTCAAGACTATGCattatatcaaagaattaaatgaaaattatttttgtgataatattaaaattatatgtgataataaatgtttcttgtaagtatttataataaattattaaatttagaataaattatataaatactaaaattttatacatcattattatagtatttctatgtaatattttctttttattttaagatcatttaattttctatattgattttgaattaaatgttgttgatttatattgtaataatatctaataatttacataatttcataatatatcattttaattttatttttaaaattattaaaagattaagagGCGTTTCTATATGTTAACGAAATTTTAGgatagtaatataaattttattacaatttgatatatttaaatttatatttaagtattactatttatatataaatttatattttcaaaatataaaagaaaatctcaaaaatttaaaatagataagaatttaatttaaacatataattcttaatatattgtattatttggaAAACGATACCAACTTTGAAACTTTACAGGTGACTAcatgaaaattttacttataatttattatattatttattaaataaaacaaaatagaataaataataaataattaaattaatttttattatatcattatatttattataaagaataaattattaaaaaaactatataaaatattaaatattataataatatataattataaaaaaacgatgaatatcatatttaagtgtgtgattaaattcaaaatgatcgtgttcaaatattttatcacgaaagaaaacaatatacGATTCATCGTAAAATAAGCTattgaacaataaaattttaatttcaattaacaattaataattattataagaacatattataaattattaaaaattccatttttttattaattttatttcaaatattataaccttttatatgtcaaaattaaattttcatttatagataatttgcTATGTAttgcttttaaatatatagttatattaaaatattaattaattgttatattaaaatattaataaatattaattgtttttttaagaaaaggaTAAGTACATAATAGTATGAGTAAACagaagtaaattaaattaatctgtgATAATCGATAATGATTATGgtacgtataaaaattaaagatgtaaaataatctaattaagatttttttaactttattctatatttattgcattaattatcaataacttatcaaaaatataaatctaataattttttgatatattaatatatttttatcgtttttacaagaaagagatatttgtttaagaaaaaagaaatataaagaacatTGTTAcataaaacaattgaaatttataaataacttcgtatgaatattatattacgttataacattgattataattacttGCTGCAACGAATTTATCTCATCATCCAatgaatttaatctaaattcattattgttttacttatgaatattttcaatttaattacaatctcatctcaatatgaattatatcgatttaatgTTCAATTTCATGGATATTTGGATGATATCCATCGTTAATTCATCCTAACTTGAATCATTATAGCTTTACTGGAACATTCGAAACACTTGAAACATGTGTACTGTATGTAATGCCCTAAACGCATACAGATGTCATTAGTTCATTGTAATTCATGAAACTACGATGCAACATAACACAGTATATATGTTCGTGCAAATTTGTCCCTTTCGGCATGCCGATAATGACAAGGCTTCTGGCGTCATGTTGATAAGATGGATAATTGATATATGTTCCCTAGGGATAtgcatatatgtacatatatacatatatacgcatatatattttcttaacttatatgttaatatattcgtacgATATTTTTGAAGAGTTAATTCTAGAAATCAATTCTAGaggaaaaaaacattattctcGTCTCACTTTatctaatgtaaattatttgttaataaatttaatcgatatttttttatattatttttgtgtttcTCTTAACTGCTTGAATCGATCTCTCACACGaacatattaacattttattaatattaatatattaatattatttatatgttatataaaaatataaaaagtaatgctggatagaatattataaaattttattttatagtcgAGTAACAATTACTGTTActgctattatatatataattacatttatttgtaGGACGATATCAGAAAATTGGAATTGTTTATCGATCGCTTTACAAAAGATGCATGGATCCGTTGATAACTTGGATGCTTATTGTTAGAATAATCAAcaggaaacgaaacgaattcgATTTCGTTTCCTTGTGTTGATCTTTTGCACTGCAATAACTTCTGACTGTGTACCCAATGAGGAGAACATATAACTAATATACCATGTTAGAATATGAGACATGTGCCATAGCAGATGATGTTTCATAAGAAAACTTTCATAGTTCCACGAatctaacaatattaaattctatgttATTTTCCAAAGTATTCCTCAAGTTATGTTCCATGTAATTATACagtttattaagataatagtatttatattgaaaactatagagaatttattatctatatataagataCTGAAAGTTCTTCGTTTCTAGTATTAGTATAgcatatatgtacaatataaagcatttatgaatttttcttggATTTAGTGGAAATTGTATTTAGTGCGACATATATGCGATTATATTATTGTGCGATGTGATTTTACTATATCACTCTTTTGTAGAAATAATGAATCGAAGCACAGCATTAAGAAaatcgtttattaaaattgcattattcGAGTTTTACAGGATGTTAATGAAAATGTAGGTCTCCATTCTCTTGACTTTTATGGATAGATCGTAAAAGACGCATAACATTATAACTGTATACAAGTTTTCTAAGAAATAACTATGTTCCAATCAAAGATTTACTAAGTATATAAatcaatctattttataattcaaataatatgagatattttttcaataatgtaaaataatctttatcaatataacttaatttaatgttaattaatatataaattattctacttaattttcattcttacATCAATTTGACACATATGCTACAATgctttattatcttaaaacaatttatacgaataatttcttattcgattagaagaaagttattttttttatttttaacagaaacttgaatatttaattatttatttttttattatatcgagtttttattattaaatatcaaaacacgaaagaagtttgaaaaatgaaaaacatatatatattaaagatttatttggaACATTATATAtgcttttgtttaaattaaaaaataaaaggaaataaattatctataacagataagaaaaattcgaaagtatTAATGTTATCGATATCAGTTATAGTTTTCTCAAGATTCGTTAgcaacaattgaaaaatttgaccTCGTGTTCGAGAAAATGGCTATCTCAGAAATTCAGGGCGAAGGTTCCAGAGGTTCCGGTTACGATACTCACTACAGGTCGTCGCCATGTACACGCTAGTATCGTGGCAAGATCCGGACGAAGGAGTATCAGGAAGAATGGAAAGGGGAATGTCGGTCAGTGGGCCTTTCCTTGCAATGACGGTACTCCGTTTAACGCCTTGGGGCTACCTAGGAATGTTGGAACAGCGTACAACTTGAtgtctctccttttctttctcaaatcttttttccttttcttctttgtacACTCCTACTtctctaaattaataacatttatctCTATACAGCATACATGCACTTCCTTCTGGaacgttataaaataaatttgatgtaCAAGATGCAACATAAACCTGCCGGTTGATCGAACATTGATTATGGATAAGTTTCATGGAAGTTTATGgtgtataatttatgtaagcAGCTAAAAGTTTCCGTTACggtaagattttataaattaatattgatattcagGTGTTCTGTATGAAAATAGCTTCTATCAATAGATTATTGAACAAAGTATATCTAATTATGCAAAGAATTAGAActgtttttctaattataatatttcacgatattatcttttaaataaaaaattattcttgattatttaaattatgactAAACACGTAAGTCATGTCATAAatagcaatttatttattgctatCAACCGATGAAGCATTTAACCCTTAGTGGTAATTAATTAcctcaaatataattcttagatgttattaatatgttGATCTTacaaagattcaattttttcaatttttttaaaatcaatcagttttattaactattatttttaaataaattaaagtaaaaataaaaagtaaaaataagttaaaaagctaactaaaataaattctctttttcttgtaattaaaatattttattgttaatatattaaaaataatatatttattttattattttttaaattttataatttaaaagaaaatataaaatattaaaaattctaaccaatattaattcaataatcagATCActgtaataaaacaaaaaacgataattaaattttaaatttccatttagATATCGTTTGATCATAAACGATAGTCtcctccttttattttttttttttttattaaagtagaCCGGTTCCTCCATGCATTTCAATATTACCATGCTTTGACacggcaaaaaaaaaaaaacgtctaAATACACAAGAGCGCCTTTTTAATTCCAACGAGCTTCAAAGCGCCCTCGTTCCAGCTTTATATTTACCGCTCTCTCTGCAGGTGTTACATATTTTTCGGTAGGTTACATAAAACCGTAAGAGTTCAAACTCGTGCATTTGGAATAGAGCCACTAAATCTTCGCTGGGTCGCTttagaatttcttcttctttcctctcgcgttcaatttaaatataaaatcgaatctcttacgaaaaattctaaaacgtttttcgattcttctttccAGCGCAGCCGATAACGCGCGTAGGAAAAGAGGAAGCGCGTTCGAAAGAACGTTTACGCTTACTCGAACAGCGCCGTTTCGTTTGAAACGTTAACACGGATGAACCCAGGCCACTGAACGAGAGCAATGGACGGTCGCGAAACGGCCACGGTGAAACGGGCGCGGTTCACTGCATATTTCCATGCCGGTGTAGCCCAGGATATCGCGAGTACCGTAAAGGTGAAGAAGCGGGTCGTTGCCGGATCGAATTCCGCGCGTACCAGTCCACAGAACCACATTAATTTTCAACGTGCGCGCTAGAATTACACCGGATCCTTTCGTTCAGTGAGAAAAATGGAAGGTAAGAAAGATGGGTGTGCTCACTCAGTTTTACCATTGCCTCTCTCATACAcattccctcctcctctttctctttctgtttctTAGTATGCTGGCTCTCCTCCCTACGGATGCAACCGCTGCAACCGCACTTTTTCGTGTCTACAGGCAATACTGCGGGAGTACCGTAAAGTTGGAAGGAGCAATACGTTCTAGAATCGAATTCCGGACGTGTCTGTGCGAGCTACATGAATTTTTCCCAAGGTTCTTCCCGTTGAGTATCGCGCTGACTATTTGACtgcttaaataaaagaaaaaaaaaaggaaaaaagaaaataagaaagagaaaaaagaaaaagagattagGAGGGATCCATGATTGTGACTTCTGACtacttgaataaaaaaaaagataaggaaatagagagaggaggaaagaagaaataggAAGTATCACGTTGTAGGATATGGAGATTAGAAGAGATACGGATCTACCGTTGTGATACGAGAGGAAATCGAGTGTTTGAAAGATCGTTGAATACGACTTCGTAATTACGGATGGTTTTGGGTCATTTGGTCGATCGATGACCCGTTTCATCTACTATTGAAATGTAAGCACTGACCGGTAACAGGTAACATCATCGAGTTTTTACCTTTTTGGTTAGTAGCGGACAGAATCATcgtttaaa
This DNA window, taken from Apis cerana isolate GH-2021 linkage group LG5, AcerK_1.0, whole genome shotgun sequence, encodes the following:
- the LOC107997663 gene encoding protein SEC13 homolog yields the protein MVSVLNTVDTGHEDMIHDAEMDYYGLRLATCSSDNSIKIFDLKNGTQSLVADLKGHVGPVWQVTWAHPKFGNLLASCSYDRKVIIWKELGEWTKIYEHNGHDSSVNSVAWAPHEFGLILACGSSDGSVSILVNNGDTWDTQKITNAHSIGCNAVSWCPAIEPSFDASGTQRNGPIKRLATGGCDNLVKIWKEEGDRWIEEDKLEAHSDWVRDVAWAPAVGPSKAALASCSQDRRVIVWTSNDYTSWTPTILNVFDDVIWNVSWSLTGGILAVSGGDNKVSLWRENTEGQWICISETNKGQGNLNNTDQRTL